Proteins encoded by one window of Flavobacterium sp. N502540:
- a CDS encoding BamA/TamA family outer membrane protein: MSKKLSNIRMKYVRYFVVLSLFFVFGCSNTKYLLEGDLLYTGGSVTVKDSILKKKERKELENELNDLLRPKPNKQFLGLRPKLWFYNIAGEPKKQKGIRYWLRTKVGEPPVLFSKVDLEYNASVLRNFTENRGYFKTRVSADSTVNDKRVTAEYTLIPKKRYTIKSVAFPDDSLAMSRIIGRSSRRSLLKVGQPYDLDVIKAERERIDARLKEKGYYYFNPDYLLAQVDSSKGDHEVKIKLIIKADTPPKALTAYKINKIVVYPNFTLSKDSVKYQPKDVTQYKDFTIIDTANTFKPRVFDRAIRFKKGDLYNRKDHNLTLNRFVNLGTFSFVKNEFKPSDSLDNVLDSYYYLTLLPKKFIRVEVLGKTNSASYTGSEININWNNRNLFRGAELLTVSVFGGADFQLSGANNGKNIYKLGTETSLTWPRLITPFHIEGPIEFVPRTKATLRYEYQNRTQLYALNSFKTSFGYLWKENIRKEHQLNVVDITYVSPNHVTAEYLADIEKDKSLEKVIEKQLIFGPTYTYTYTNTMQKRKKSTFYFSGDLDLAGNITGLVTGANVKKNDTIKIFNVPFSQFVKMRGDFRHYLKLGKESELASRIILGIGIPYGNSGALPTSKQFVVGGTNSIRAFRARSLGPGSYLNTQTTNDFLPDQSGDLKLEFSTEYRAKLFSIVRGALFVDAGNVWLLNADPNKSGGEITKDFMKDIAVGAGAGLRFDLSFLVLRTDLAFPLRKPYLPQGQRWVIDDINFGSGPWRKENLILNIAIGYPF; encoded by the coding sequence ATGAGCAAAAAACTTAGCAATATAAGAATGAAATATGTCAGATATTTTGTTGTGCTGTCCTTATTTTTTGTTTTTGGATGCAGTAACACAAAATATTTGCTGGAGGGAGATTTATTATACACAGGAGGTTCGGTAACCGTAAAAGATTCAATTCTTAAAAAGAAAGAACGAAAAGAACTGGAAAATGAACTGAATGATTTACTGCGCCCTAAACCCAACAAACAATTTCTGGGATTACGTCCTAAGTTATGGTTTTATAATATCGCCGGAGAACCTAAAAAACAAAAAGGAATCCGATATTGGCTGCGTACCAAAGTAGGAGAGCCTCCCGTGCTTTTTAGTAAAGTTGATTTAGAGTACAATGCATCCGTCCTTCGCAATTTTACCGAAAACAGAGGGTATTTTAAAACCCGCGTCAGTGCCGATTCTACTGTTAACGACAAAAGAGTTACGGCAGAATACACACTGATACCGAAAAAACGATACACCATAAAAAGTGTGGCTTTTCCTGACGATTCCTTGGCGATGTCCAGAATAATAGGAAGGTCAAGCCGAAGAAGTCTCTTAAAGGTTGGGCAGCCGTATGATTTGGATGTTATTAAAGCCGAACGGGAACGTATCGATGCCAGACTTAAAGAAAAAGGGTATTATTATTTTAATCCGGATTATCTTTTAGCGCAGGTAGACAGCAGTAAAGGGGATCATGAAGTAAAAATTAAATTGATCATTAAAGCCGATACTCCGCCAAAGGCCCTTACAGCCTATAAGATTAATAAAATTGTCGTCTATCCTAATTTTACTCTTTCAAAAGACAGTGTAAAATACCAGCCGAAAGACGTTACTCAATATAAAGATTTTACGATTATTGATACCGCTAATACTTTTAAACCAAGAGTTTTTGACCGTGCGATCCGCTTCAAAAAAGGAGATCTTTACAATCGCAAAGACCACAATCTGACTCTAAATCGTTTTGTGAATCTTGGTACATTTAGTTTTGTGAAAAATGAGTTTAAACCTTCAGACAGTTTAGATAATGTACTGGATTCGTATTATTACCTGACGCTTTTGCCTAAAAAGTTTATTCGGGTAGAAGTTTTAGGGAAAACAAATTCGGCCAGTTATACCGGTAGCGAAATTAATATAAACTGGAACAATCGAAACTTGTTTAGAGGAGCAGAATTACTCACCGTATCTGTTTTTGGCGGAGCCGATTTTCAGCTGTCAGGAGCCAATAACGGAAAGAATATTTATAAACTTGGAACTGAAACCAGTCTGACCTGGCCAAGACTCATAACACCATTTCACATCGAAGGGCCTATTGAATTTGTTCCCAGAACGAAAGCAACCTTGAGATACGAGTATCAAAACAGAACGCAGTTGTATGCCCTGAATTCTTTTAAAACATCATTTGGTTATTTGTGGAAAGAAAACATTCGCAAAGAGCATCAGTTAAACGTTGTGGATATTACTTACGTGAGCCCGAATCACGTGACGGCTGAATATTTAGCAGATATTGAAAAAGATAAGTCTTTGGAAAAAGTAATTGAAAAACAATTGATTTTCGGACCAACTTATACGTATACCTACACCAATACCATGCAAAAACGTAAGAAGAGTACGTTTTACTTTAGTGGTGATCTCGATCTGGCGGGTAATATTACAGGCCTGGTTACCGGAGCTAATGTCAAAAAGAACGATACTATTAAAATATTTAACGTTCCGTTCAGTCAGTTCGTAAAAATGAGAGGTGATTTTAGGCATTACTTAAAATTGGGTAAAGAGAGTGAATTGGCCAGCAGAATTATTTTAGGAATAGGGATTCCGTATGGAAATTCAGGGGCTTTACCAACGTCTAAACAATTTGTGGTAGGAGGAACCAACAGTATTCGAGCCTTCAGAGCCAGATCGCTGGGGCCGGGAAGCTATCTCAATACACAAACGACCAATGATTTTCTTCCCGATCAGTCAGGCGATTTGAAGTTGGAGTTTAGTACCGAATACCGGGCAAAACTTTTTAGTATTGTTCGCGGAGCGTTATTTGTAGATGCCGGAAACGTTTGGCTTTTAAATGCCGATCCCAATAAGTCCGGTGGAGAAATTACCAAAGATTTTATGAAAGATATTGCCGTAGGAGCCGGAGCCGGATTGCGTTTTGATTTGTCTTTTTTAGTTTTAAGAACCGATTTAGCATTTCCGTTGAGGAAGCCCTATTTACCGCAAGGTCAGAGATGGGTAATCGATGATATTAATTTCGGAAGTGGTCCCTGGAGAAAAGAGAACTTGATTTTAAACATCGCCATTGGATATCCGTTCTGA
- a CDS encoding OmpA family protein codes for MKNYIPFYLLILSFFSLHTYSQKNKIATADRQYANYAYVNAIETYERVASKGYKSADMFKKLGNSFYFNAEFDKAAKWYDELFAMTNDVEPEYYYRYAQSLKSTNRTEKANQMLDLFFQHSKNDTRGKLYKKNENYLDLIKANSGRYTIEDSGINSKYSDYGTTFFQNKIVFTTARDTGGLGQQRHKWTGESFTNLYEAVLDENFNPSAPKKIKSKINSKFHESTPTFTKDGTTVYFTRNNYMDGKKGKNEQKTTFIKIYKATLNQKKEWDNIVELPFNSNDYSTAHPVLSPDEKTLYFASDMPGTIGQSDIYKVKILSTGGYSSPQNLGPGINTEGKETFPFVTDENEIYFASDGHPGLGGLDVFVGKINDAGVSNIQNLGADVNSPNDDFAYIIDIKSRRGFFSSNRKGGQGSDDIYKFLETQKINTDYQLYGVVTDLDSNEILPNSKITLYDQGMNVKDSTFSDEKGNYSFILDPETPYYIRAEKENYTTWEQKILVSKDRSKAYLPIPLEKSSYQVTIGDNLGKVFGIKMIYFDLDKSNIGKEAALDLEKILDVLNLYPKMKLDIRSHTDSRQTHKYNQLLSDRRAKSTIDWLIKHGVDKNRLTGKGYGETQLVNHCSDNENCTEEEHQMNRRSEFIISGL; via the coding sequence ATGAAGAATTATATACCATTTTATCTATTAATACTAAGTTTTTTTTCACTTCATACTTATTCTCAAAAGAATAAAATAGCTACGGCAGACAGACAATATGCCAACTACGCTTATGTTAATGCAATTGAAACCTATGAAAGAGTAGCTTCAAAAGGCTACAAGTCTGCAGATATGTTCAAAAAACTGGGTAACTCTTTTTACTTTAATGCTGAATTTGATAAAGCTGCAAAATGGTATGACGAGCTATTTGCCATGACTAACGATGTGGAACCCGAATATTATTACCGATATGCACAATCGTTAAAATCGACAAATCGCACAGAGAAAGCCAATCAAATGCTTGATTTATTCTTTCAGCATTCAAAAAATGATACAAGGGGGAAACTCTACAAAAAAAATGAAAACTATCTGGATTTGATTAAAGCTAATTCCGGACGCTATACGATTGAAGATTCAGGAATAAACAGTAAGTATTCGGATTACGGAACAACGTTTTTCCAAAATAAAATTGTTTTCACCACTGCAAGAGATACGGGAGGACTGGGACAACAAAGACATAAATGGACAGGTGAAAGTTTCACCAACCTTTATGAGGCTGTCCTGGATGAAAATTTCAATCCAAGCGCACCTAAAAAAATAAAATCAAAAATCAATAGTAAGTTTCACGAATCCACTCCCACTTTTACAAAAGACGGAACAACTGTTTATTTTACTCGCAATAATTATATGGATGGTAAAAAAGGGAAAAACGAACAAAAAACTACCTTTATAAAAATATACAAAGCCACTCTTAATCAAAAGAAGGAGTGGGATAATATCGTAGAATTACCTTTTAACAGTAATGATTACAGTACGGCACATCCTGTTCTCAGCCCGGATGAAAAGACTTTATATTTTGCCTCAGATATGCCCGGAACAATAGGACAATCTGATATCTACAAGGTCAAAATCCTGAGTACCGGAGGATACAGCTCCCCTCAAAATTTAGGCCCCGGAATCAACACCGAAGGAAAAGAAACATTTCCTTTTGTAACCGATGAAAATGAAATTTACTTTGCTTCAGACGGGCATCCGGGACTTGGTGGTCTTGATGTTTTTGTTGGAAAAATAAATGATGCCGGAGTTAGTAATATTCAAAATTTAGGAGCAGATGTCAATTCTCCTAATGATGATTTTGCTTATATTATTGACATCAAATCCCGAAGAGGCTTTTTTTCATCGAACAGAAAAGGCGGACAAGGATCAGATGATATTTATAAATTTTTAGAGACACAAAAAATAAATACTGACTACCAATTATATGGAGTTGTGACTGATCTGGACAGTAATGAAATTTTACCAAATTCCAAAATCACCTTGTATGATCAGGGCATGAATGTAAAAGATTCCACCTTCTCCGATGAGAAAGGAAATTATAGTTTCATTTTAGATCCTGAAACTCCCTATTATATCAGGGCCGAAAAAGAAAACTACACCACCTGGGAACAAAAAATACTGGTGTCAAAAGATCGTTCAAAAGCTTATTTACCGATTCCTCTTGAAAAATCCAGCTACCAGGTAACCATTGGAGATAATTTAGGTAAAGTTTTTGGTATCAAAATGATTTACTTTGATTTGGACAAATCCAATATTGGTAAAGAAGCTGCTTTAGACCTCGAAAAAATTCTGGATGTACTGAACTTGTATCCTAAAATGAAATTGGATATTCGTTCTCATACAGACAGCCGTCAGACGCATAAATACAATCAGCTGTTGTCTGATAGAAGGGCTAAATCGACTATAGACTGGCTTATTAAACATGGTGTTGATAAAAACAGATTAACCGGCAAAGGTTATGGTGAAACACAGCTTGTAAACCATTGCTCTGATAATGAAAATTGCACAGAAGAAGAGCATCAAATGAATAGGAGAAGCGAATTTATTATTTCCGGATTGTAA
- a CDS encoding translocation/assembly module TamB yields the protein MNKKTIHFLKKTLRVLLWCMASVITLLLLLIVLIQVPSVQNFVKDKAITYLHKKIKTKVSLDHISIKFPKDIVLEGFYFEDQKKDTLLSGKRLELDVDLFKLINSELEINSVSLQNTTARISRDKKGAFNFDYIIKAFESKEPKVEDPNSQPFKISIVKINLDNVRFDFKDDFSKNDTRVKLTHFDTKFREFDLDKMNFNIPDINLSGLKVVLNQDVVEKIAKASVQTIDTVSKRVDFNLKLGNIRLAKIDIVYDNKDSKLDSGIQLDRLNVAVNKIDLNRQLLDFEAFELKNLKGNLRLGAKDKQLQTPDLDTTAIKQAGWKVKLNVIDIQNIAFKFDDMQSKPISKGVDYSHMDLSKVNFKAEELYYGNDTISGNIKTLTLNDKSGLQLQALKTNFFYGPKNAYLNNLYLKTPQTLFQNSIKVSYPSIASVSKDLGNLTLEANLNQSKIGFKDVLLFAPDLQKTNPFKSNPNAVLKVNARLSGKIKDLNIAQFEMSGIGATKVAVSGKIKGMPDAQKADYDLDIRKLSSTSKDIYSFVPAGTVPKNIQLPSQLNLQGKFKGSVANFKTKLAFSSSFGNAKVDALFDQRVKKKEKYDATVYLLNFDLGKLIKNDSIGRITLKAKVKGKGLDPKTAQAEFDGLVQKAVFNQYTYKDLALKGSIEKGSFVINSGMKDPNLHFGLTASGNTEEKYPSIQLKLNLDIADLEKLNLHAGPMKLRGNVDADIANSNPDFLNGKVFLSNIQIAQTAEPIVLDSIRLIAFADQNRNNIKVSSQFLNAEVDGKYKLTTLTAALKKSLSKYIDLKSPKVKGETDEQRLAFTVKIDNDPVLLKLLPELTGLEPVTLSGKYNNVIDSLEIKGSIPRIVYAANTIADGKINIEAKENGLEYNASFGTIESGSLKIPFTSLSGKIENNVLDYALEVKDVKEKQQYFIAGDLKHDGSKNSFRIDAQNFILNYDKWNIDPENLVEFGGKRLFVNKFYLENSGNELKVQSQGDQDNAPLQVDFANFKIETIMNIVKKDQLLMQGLINGHALVENVMTKPTFTSDIKVDQFAFKGEPVGDITVKVDNKTHNLLAANITLSGEGNEVNLTGNYKIDDGNLDFNLDLNKLYIKSIQGFSMGNLTEGTGFLAGNFKITGNAAAPKVNGVLEFKETGFRVTKFNSYYKTEDEKITLQDDIITFDTFTFHDENDNELIVNGTIKATDYTKFDFGLTVVADNFRAIHSEEKDNDLFYGDLVLDSKLNIKGTLENPVVGGNIKINKDTKFTVVMPQSDPSIADREGIVEFVDEDNQYLKQTVAMEQKLNQSRLVGMDVSVAIAIDKEAELTLVIDKGNGDYLNLKGEAELTGGIDPSGKTTLTGKYEFSGGAYEMNFNMIRRKFDIQKGSYIIWNGEPTMANLNITAIYKVNAAPIDLVGSQLPTDNSTQRNTYKQKIPFETLLKMNGELLKPEITFDIVLPEGNNDVSGDVVTRTKTKLQQLRQEPAELNKQVFALLLLNRFIGENPFASESGGTSAESMARQSVSKILSQQLNDLAGELITGVQLEFDLESTDDYTSGTRENRTDLNVGVSKKLLNDRLKVTVGSSFAVEGQERANEQSANIAGDVALDYQLTKDGRYMVRAYRKNEYQVAVEGQVVETGVAFIITMSYNKFRELFHRSAAEKEMIREEKLRNEKKKKKEEEQKKENQIEGNEQKT from the coding sequence ATGAATAAGAAAACCATTCATTTTCTAAAAAAAACACTTCGTGTACTGCTTTGGTGCATGGCTTCTGTAATTACACTTTTGTTGCTTCTTATTGTATTAATTCAGGTTCCTTCCGTCCAGAATTTCGTAAAAGATAAGGCCATTACTTATCTGCATAAAAAGATAAAAACCAAAGTTTCGTTAGATCATATTTCGATAAAATTTCCGAAAGACATTGTTTTGGAAGGATTTTACTTTGAAGATCAAAAAAAGGATACTCTCTTAAGCGGAAAACGTCTGGAGTTGGATGTTGATTTGTTTAAATTGATCAACAGTGAATTGGAGATTAATTCGGTTTCACTGCAAAATACCACAGCCCGTATTTCAAGGGACAAAAAAGGAGCTTTTAATTTTGATTATATTATTAAAGCGTTTGAGTCGAAAGAACCAAAGGTTGAAGATCCGAACAGCCAGCCTTTTAAAATTTCGATTGTAAAAATAAATCTGGATAACGTCAGGTTTGATTTTAAAGATGATTTTTCTAAAAACGACACTCGTGTAAAACTCACGCATTTTGATACCAAATTCCGGGAATTCGATTTAGATAAAATGAATTTCAACATTCCGGATATCAATCTAAGCGGATTAAAGGTAGTTTTGAATCAGGATGTGGTCGAAAAGATCGCTAAAGCATCAGTGCAAACGATAGATACCGTCTCGAAAAGAGTAGATTTCAATTTGAAGTTAGGAAACATCAGATTAGCAAAAATTGATATTGTTTACGACAACAAAGATTCCAAATTAGATTCCGGAATACAACTGGATCGGTTGAATGTAGCCGTAAACAAAATTGATCTGAACCGTCAATTATTGGATTTCGAAGCTTTCGAACTTAAAAATTTAAAAGGGAATTTACGGTTGGGCGCAAAAGACAAACAGCTTCAAACTCCCGATTTAGATACTACTGCCATAAAACAGGCAGGATGGAAAGTAAAGTTGAATGTTATAGACATCCAAAATATAGCGTTCAAATTTGATGATATGCAGTCAAAACCAATTTCGAAAGGAGTTGATTACAGTCATATGGATCTTAGTAAGGTTAATTTTAAAGCAGAAGAATTGTATTATGGGAACGATACAATTTCAGGAAATATAAAAACGCTGACCTTAAACGATAAAAGCGGCTTGCAGCTTCAGGCTTTAAAAACCAATTTCTTTTATGGACCAAAGAACGCTTACCTGAACAATTTGTATTTAAAAACACCCCAAACGCTTTTTCAGAATAGTATAAAAGTGAGTTATCCTTCTATCGCTTCTGTTTCCAAAGATTTGGGTAATCTTACTTTAGAGGCCAATTTAAATCAGTCCAAAATCGGTTTTAAAGATGTCCTGCTTTTCGCTCCCGATTTACAGAAAACCAATCCGTTTAAGAGTAATCCAAATGCCGTTTTGAAGGTCAATGCACGTTTGAGTGGGAAGATAAAAGATCTGAATATTGCACAGTTCGAAATGAGCGGAATCGGAGCTACAAAAGTTGCTGTTTCAGGAAAGATAAAAGGGATGCCTGATGCACAAAAAGCGGATTACGATTTAGACATCAGAAAACTTTCAAGCACATCAAAAGATATTTATTCGTTTGTACCTGCGGGAACTGTTCCAAAGAATATTCAATTGCCTTCACAGCTGAATTTACAAGGAAAGTTCAAAGGTTCTGTTGCCAATTTTAAAACCAAGCTGGCTTTCAGCAGCAGTTTCGGAAATGCAAAAGTGGATGCCTTGTTCGATCAGCGAGTGAAGAAAAAAGAAAAGTATGATGCGACCGTTTATTTGCTGAATTTTGATTTAGGTAAATTGATTAAAAACGATTCAATAGGAAGAATTACGCTTAAAGCGAAAGTAAAAGGCAAGGGATTAGATCCAAAAACAGCGCAGGCAGAATTTGACGGATTGGTTCAGAAGGCCGTTTTTAATCAATATACTTATAAAGATCTGGCTTTAAAAGGTAGTATCGAGAAAGGATCTTTTGTCATAAACTCCGGAATGAAAGACCCGAACCTGCATTTCGGTTTAACGGCCAGTGGAAATACTGAAGAGAAATACCCTTCCATTCAGTTAAAATTAAACCTGGATATTGCCGATTTGGAAAAATTAAATCTGCATGCCGGTCCAATGAAGCTGCGTGGAAATGTTGACGCTGATATTGCCAACAGTAATCCTGATTTTTTGAACGGAAAAGTATTTCTTTCAAACATTCAGATTGCACAGACAGCAGAACCTATCGTTCTCGATTCGATCAGGCTGATTGCTTTTGCCGATCAAAATAGAAACAATATCAAAGTTTCTTCTCAGTTTTTAAATGCGGAGGTTGATGGGAAATACAAACTGACGACTTTGACAGCAGCATTAAAAAAATCACTGTCAAAGTACATCGATTTAAAAAGTCCAAAAGTAAAAGGAGAAACGGATGAGCAGCGACTGGCTTTTACGGTGAAGATTGATAACGATCCCGTGTTACTGAAACTGCTTCCTGAATTAACGGGGTTGGAACCTGTTACTTTATCAGGAAAATACAACAATGTAATCGATTCTCTGGAAATAAAAGGAAGTATTCCGAGAATTGTATATGCCGCTAATACCATTGCCGATGGGAAAATCAATATCGAAGCCAAAGAAAATGGTTTAGAATACAATGCTTCTTTTGGAACAATTGAGAGCGGTTCTTTAAAAATTCCATTTACAAGCTTATCCGGAAAAATTGAAAATAATGTTTTGGATTATGCCCTTGAAGTAAAAGATGTCAAAGAGAAACAACAGTATTTTATTGCGGGAGACTTAAAGCACGACGGTTCAAAAAACAGTTTCAGAATTGATGCTCAAAATTTTATTCTGAATTATGATAAATGGAATATAGATCCGGAGAATTTGGTGGAGTTTGGAGGTAAAAGGTTGTTTGTCAATAAATTTTATTTAGAAAATTCAGGAAACGAATTAAAAGTTCAATCGCAGGGAGATCAGGATAATGCACCACTACAAGTTGATTTTGCAAATTTCAAAATAGAGACGATTATGAACATCGTCAAAAAAGACCAATTGTTAATGCAGGGTCTGATTAATGGACATGCACTGGTTGAAAATGTAATGACAAAACCCACTTTTACTTCGGACATAAAAGTAGATCAATTTGCTTTCAAAGGAGAGCCTGTTGGAGATATTACAGTAAAAGTAGACAATAAAACCCATAATTTGCTGGCAGCCAATATTACACTTAGTGGAGAAGGAAATGAGGTGAACCTGACCGGAAATTATAAAATTGACGATGGAAATCTAGATTTTAATCTGGATCTGAACAAATTATACATCAAAAGTATTCAGGGGTTCAGCATGGGCAATCTGACTGAGGGAACTGGATTTTTAGCAGGAAATTTCAAAATTACCGGAAATGCTGCTGCGCCAAAAGTAAACGGAGTACTGGAATTTAAAGAGACAGGTTTCAGAGTAACAAAATTTAATTCCTACTACAAAACAGAAGACGAAAAAATAACACTTCAGGATGACATTATCACTTTTGATACCTTTACTTTTCATGATGAAAACGACAATGAACTGATTGTAAACGGAACCATTAAAGCAACAGATTATACCAAATTTGACTTTGGCTTAACTGTAGTTGCAGATAATTTCAGAGCGATACATTCAGAAGAAAAAGACAATGATTTGTTTTATGGAGATTTGGTGTTAGACAGCAAGCTGAATATCAAAGGAACACTCGAAAATCCTGTAGTTGGCGGCAATATTAAAATAAATAAAGACACTAAATTTACAGTTGTGATGCCGCAATCAGATCCTTCAATCGCCGATCGGGAAGGGATAGTTGAATTTGTAGACGAAGACAATCAATATCTGAAACAAACTGTTGCAATGGAGCAAAAACTCAATCAGTCGCGGTTAGTGGGTATGGACGTTAGTGTGGCTATTGCCATCGACAAAGAGGCAGAACTTACTTTGGTTATCGATAAAGGGAACGGTGATTATCTGAATCTAAAAGGAGAGGCAGAACTTACAGGCGGAATCGATCCGTCCGGTAAAACAACGCTGACCGGTAAGTATGAATTCTCAGGTGGGGCGTATGAGATGAATTTCAATATGATCCGACGAAAATTTGATATTCAGAAAGGAAGTTATATCATATGGAATGGGGAACCGACTATGGCTAATTTGAACATTACGGCTATTTATAAAGTAAACGCCGCACCAATAGATTTGGTAGGAAGTCAATTGCCAACGGATAATTCTACTCAGAGAAACACTTACAAACAGAAAATTCCGTTCGAAACTCTCTTGAAAATGAATGGTGAACTTTTGAAACCGGAAATCACTTTTGATATTGTACTTCCGGAGGGGAATAATGATGTTTCCGGAGATGTTGTAACGCGTACGAAAACAAAACTCCAGCAGTTAAGACAAGAACCAGCGGAATTGAACAAACAGGTTTTTGCTCTTTTATTGTTGAATCGATTTATAGGTGAAAATCCATTTGCAAGTGAAAGCGGCGGAACGAGTGCAGAGTCTATGGCACGACAAAGTGTGAGCAAAATTTTATCACAGCAGTTAAATGATCTTGCCGGAGAGTTAATTACGGGAGTTCAACTGGAATTTGATCTGGAGTCGACAGACGATTATACCTCAGGAACAAGAGAAAACAGAACCGACCTGAACGTCGGGGTTTCTAAAAAGTTGTTAAACGATCGATTAAAAGTTACCGTAGGGAGCAGTTTTGCCGTTGAGGGTCAGGAACGTGCCAACGAGCAAAGTGCCAATATTGCGGGAGATGTAGCATTGGATTATCAATTAACCAAAGATGGCCGTTATATGGTTCGGGCTTACCGAAAAAATGAATATCAGGTGGCGGTCGAAGGTCAGGTAGTTGAAACCGGTGTTGCTTTTATCATCACCATGAGTTACAATAAATTCCGTGAACTTTTTCATCGAAGTGCAGCCGAAAAAGAAATGATTAGAGAAGAAAAATTGCGCAACGAAAAAAAGAAAAAGAAAGAGGAGGAGCAAAAAAAGGAAAATCAAATAGAAGGGAATGAGCAAAAAACTTAG
- a CDS encoding type IX secretion system membrane protein PorP/SprF, with product MKKSLIFLRFLLLFNVINIAAQQNAQYTQYMYNTININPAYAGSRGTMSIFGLYRAQWVGLEGAPKTSAFSVNTPINDSNLGIGVSLVNDKIGASDKSSLSTDFSYTVQTSDNFKLSFGLKGTVSLFNLDTSRLNPADLDDPHLQNLNNVISPNIGAGVYWHSDKAYIGLSAPDFIVTNYYDNNEVAIFKNKINYYLMGGYVFNLSAYNNIKFKPALLTKIAQGAPLQVDVSGNFMFNDKFMVGIAYRWDAAFSTMAGFQLTDGMYIGYGYDLESSKLNNYSNGSHEVFLRFEFIRKQSRMTTPRFF from the coding sequence ATGAAAAAGAGTTTAATTTTTTTAAGGTTCTTATTGCTTTTCAATGTAATAAATATCGCGGCTCAGCAAAATGCTCAATACACACAATACATGTACAATACCATAAATATTAATCCTGCTTATGCCGGATCAAGAGGTACGATGAGTATTTTTGGATTGTATCGCGCACAGTGGGTAGGCCTTGAAGGAGCTCCGAAAACCAGCGCTTTTTCAGTTAATACCCCTATAAACGACAGTAATTTAGGTATCGGTGTTTCTCTTGTAAATGACAAAATTGGTGCTTCTGATAAAAGCTCTTTATCGACTGACTTTTCTTATACGGTTCAAACTTCAGATAATTTTAAACTTTCATTCGGGCTTAAAGGAACTGTTAGTCTTTTTAATCTGGACACCAGTAGGCTCAATCCCGCAGATTTGGACGATCCTCATTTACAAAATTTAAATAATGTCATATCTCCAAATATAGGAGCCGGGGTTTATTGGCATTCTGACAAAGCTTACATCGGTTTATCGGCACCGGATTTTATAGTGACCAACTATTATGACAATAATGAAGTAGCCATATTCAAAAACAAAATTAACTACTACTTAATGGGAGGATATGTTTTCAATTTGAGTGCTTACAATAATATAAAATTCAAACCCGCATTACTTACAAAAATAGCACAAGGTGCGCCGTTGCAAGTGGATGTCTCAGGTAATTTTATGTTCAATGATAAATTTATGGTTGGAATCGCCTACCGATGGGATGCCGCTTTCAGTACCATGGCCGGTTTTCAGCTTACAGATGGTATGTACATTGGTTACGGTTATGATCTTGAATCCTCAAAACTAAACAATTACAGTAATGGTTCGCATGAAGTATTCCTGCGTTTTGAGTTTATCAGAAAACAAAGCAGAATGACAACCCCTCGTTTCTTTTAA